One genomic window of Arthrobacter caoxuetaonis includes the following:
- a CDS encoding TIGR03089 family protein, which produces MTENPVPSILSTLRTEQATSPALIWYGPNHERIELSGKVLDNWVAKTSNFLVEELDAEPGTTVQLELPVHWKTLVWALSAWQTGCSIALSAVDGAQVRVTSEEPASRSAGEVVVAAALPALAMSWPGQLPAGAVDYAAEVRAYADTYAGEEYRDSPAVAVAAGAEPGTAFTDLLARHAPEGAGSGHQVLLAPAEAGMSGVLAAALGVWASGGTLVLLGEGVQSTERLMAAERVTARLGA; this is translated from the coding sequence ATGACGGAAAACCCGGTCCCATCCATACTGTCCACGCTCCGGACTGAGCAGGCTACCTCACCTGCGCTGATCTGGTACGGACCTAACCACGAACGGATTGAGCTCTCCGGGAAGGTCCTGGACAACTGGGTTGCCAAGACCTCGAACTTCCTGGTGGAGGAACTGGACGCTGAACCGGGGACCACTGTCCAGCTTGAACTGCCCGTGCATTGGAAGACCCTTGTATGGGCTCTCTCCGCCTGGCAGACCGGCTGCTCAATTGCCTTATCGGCCGTCGACGGTGCACAGGTAAGGGTTACGTCGGAGGAACCTGCTTCGCGTTCGGCAGGCGAAGTTGTGGTTGCGGCGGCTCTCCCGGCCCTGGCCATGTCCTGGCCGGGGCAGCTCCCGGCCGGAGCGGTCGATTACGCGGCCGAAGTCCGCGCCTACGCTGACACTTACGCCGGTGAGGAATACCGGGACTCCCCCGCGGTGGCTGTGGCTGCCGGGGCCGAACCGGGCACGGCGTTCACTGATCTTTTGGCACGGCATGCCCCCGAGGGTGCCGGCTCCGGCCACCAGGTGCTCCTGGCACCCGCAGAAGCCGGCATGTCCGGCGTCCTGGCTGCCGCCCTGGGCGTGTGGGCGTCGGGAGGCACCCTGGTGCTGCTGGGCGAGGGTGTGCAGTCCACTGAACGCCTGATGGCCGCTGAAAGGGTTACTGCTCGGCTTGGGGCTTGA
- a CDS encoding 5-(carboxyamino)imidazole ribonucleotide synthase has translation MRFPIIGVVGGGQLARMMAPAATELGFELRVLAEAPDVSAVPAVSRSVVGDYTDYAQLLEFAKDVDVLTFDHEHVPGEHLRALLAEGVNVQPGPDALLHAQDKLVMRAAVDRLGLPNPRWAAVSSVADLVDFGKAAGWPVVLKTPRGGYDGKGVRIIDDAAAAAEAADWFTGPALLAEEKVPFTRELSALIARTPGGQSAAWPVVHSIQVDGVCDEVIAPAQDLDPDTAAAAAAAALRIADELGVTGVMAAELFETPGRGVGFLFNELAMRPHNSGHWTMDGSVTGQFEQHLRAVLDLPLGSTGLLGEVVVMKNFLGGDNPDLFKGTRAAMAAVPAAKVHNYGKSVRPGRKIGHVNVVGAEVSDLPSVRSSAELAAAIIRDGREPIEEKA, from the coding sequence GTGAGATTTCCAATAATCGGCGTTGTCGGCGGCGGCCAGCTGGCCCGGATGATGGCCCCGGCGGCCACTGAGCTCGGGTTTGAACTGCGTGTCCTGGCCGAAGCACCAGACGTTTCCGCTGTTCCCGCAGTCTCCCGCTCCGTCGTCGGCGATTACACCGACTACGCCCAGCTGCTCGAGTTCGCCAAGGACGTGGACGTCCTGACGTTTGACCACGAGCACGTTCCCGGAGAGCACCTGCGGGCGCTGCTGGCGGAGGGCGTCAACGTCCAGCCCGGCCCGGACGCCCTGCTCCATGCCCAGGACAAACTGGTGATGCGTGCTGCAGTGGACCGGCTGGGCCTGCCCAACCCGCGCTGGGCCGCCGTATCAAGCGTCGCGGACCTGGTTGACTTCGGTAAGGCCGCTGGCTGGCCCGTAGTACTGAAGACCCCGCGCGGCGGTTATGACGGCAAGGGCGTCCGGATCATCGACGATGCCGCGGCAGCCGCCGAAGCCGCAGACTGGTTCACCGGCCCGGCCCTGCTGGCTGAAGAGAAGGTCCCGTTCACCCGCGAGCTGTCCGCCCTGATCGCCCGCACACCGGGCGGCCAAAGCGCTGCCTGGCCCGTGGTGCATTCCATCCAGGTAGACGGAGTCTGCGACGAGGTCATTGCACCGGCTCAGGACCTGGATCCCGACACTGCAGCCGCAGCGGCCGCCGCAGCGCTGCGGATCGCGGACGAACTTGGTGTCACCGGCGTGATGGCCGCAGAACTGTTTGAAACGCCCGGCCGCGGCGTCGGGTTCCTGTTCAATGAACTGGCGATGCGGCCGCATAACTCCGGGCACTGGACCATGGACGGATCCGTCACGGGCCAGTTCGAACAGCACCTGCGCGCAGTCCTTGACCTCCCGCTGGGCAGCACCGGGCTCCTTGGCGAAGTCGTGGTCATGAAGAACTTCCTGGGCGGAGACAACCCGGATCTGTTCAAGGGCACGCGGGCAGCGATGGCCGCCGTTCCTGCCGCGAAGGTCCATAATTACGGGAAGTCGGTCCGGCCCGGCCGGAAGATCGGACACGTCAACGTGGTCGGCGC
- a CDS encoding WhiB family transcriptional regulator, whose amino-acid sequence MGQADKMQDRTDIAAQASASYGSRGVPVDWYVDPADPEAADRYREGAASLEDAATAFLAAHEALAGGEEAPDPADLLDPPISLFPAPAETEERKIWIGLPGFGDSYADEGDLGWQADALCAQTDPEAFFPEKGGSTRDAKKVCAACNVRSQCLEYALSNDERFGIWGGLSERERRRLRKQAV is encoded by the coding sequence ATGGGGCAAGCAGACAAAATGCAGGACCGGACGGACATCGCCGCGCAGGCTTCGGCCAGCTACGGCTCTCGGGGCGTACCCGTCGACTGGTATGTCGACCCCGCGGATCCGGAAGCGGCCGACCGCTACCGGGAAGGTGCTGCCAGCCTTGAGGACGCCGCAACGGCCTTCCTCGCCGCCCACGAGGCTTTGGCCGGGGGAGAGGAAGCGCCCGATCCCGCTGATCTCCTTGATCCGCCCATCTCGCTTTTCCCGGCACCGGCAGAGACCGAGGAACGCAAGATCTGGATTGGGCTTCCCGGCTTTGGGGATTCCTACGCCGACGAAGGCGACCTGGGCTGGCAGGCTGATGCACTGTGCGCCCAGACGGACCCGGAAGCGTTCTTCCCTGAAAAGGGCGGTTCCACCCGCGATGCCAAAAAAGTCTGCGCCGCATGCAACGTCCGTTCCCAGTGCCTGGAATACGCACTCTCCAATGACGAGCGCTTTGGAATCTGGGGCGGTTTGTCCGAGCGGGAACGCCGGCGCCTTCGAAAGCAGGCAGTCTAA
- a CDS encoding GtrA family protein → MITRFISWLRSLASAFWREVAKFGTVGAVAFVVDNGLTWFFMHSIMEGSPAKARFAGATIATLFSWVANRWWTFRHRRQTNVAKEFTQFILINGVGIFISTGFTWIARYPMGITDNGTLFLAGVVGIGVATIVRFLAYRYWVFNAVPADKAVEDAMELTLHPERQPAEPVPEQARPRSQSVAEPGKPLKPQAEQ, encoded by the coding sequence ATGATCACACGTTTTATTTCCTGGCTCAGGTCGCTCGCGTCCGCCTTCTGGCGTGAAGTGGCGAAATTCGGCACCGTGGGCGCGGTCGCGTTCGTGGTGGATAACGGCCTGACGTGGTTCTTCATGCACTCCATCATGGAAGGCAGTCCCGCCAAGGCGCGGTTCGCCGGTGCCACTATCGCGACCCTCTTTTCCTGGGTGGCGAACCGCTGGTGGACCTTCCGCCACCGCCGGCAGACGAATGTGGCGAAGGAGTTCACCCAATTCATCCTGATCAACGGCGTGGGCATCTTTATTTCCACCGGGTTCACCTGGATTGCCCGCTACCCGATGGGCATCACGGACAACGGAACCCTGTTCCTGGCAGGCGTTGTCGGAATCGGCGTAGCGACAATCGTCAGGTTCCTGGCCTACCGCTACTGGGTCTTCAACGCCGTCCCGGCGGACAAAGCGGTGGAGGACGCCATGGAGCTGACCCTCCATCCGGAGCGGCAGCCCGCCGAGCCGGTACCGGAGCAGGCCAGGCCGCGCTCCCAGTCAGTCGCAGAGCCGGGCAAGCCGCTCAAGCCCCAAGCCGAGCAGTAA